The sequence below is a genomic window from Streptosporangium lutulentum.
CGAAGCTGGTGACCACGTGCCGGTTGTGCAGCAGGAAACCGACCACGCCCGCGATCGCCTGCACGCTGTCGACGGCGCGGGCGTGACCGGTCAGGAGATAGACCAGCGGAGTGGACGGCTGGTCGAGGGCGAAGCGGCGGCCGTGGTGGTGGACATCTTGGAGGGTCCTGATGGGGATCGGCCGGTCGGTGGTGAACCACGCGACGACCTCCCAGAACGACAGTTCCGGGTCGGCGTCGGTCGATTCCTCGTAGCATGCCACACAGCCTCGGCGGGCGTCCTGCCCATGAGGGCACGCCCAAGCGCTGGGGTCGTGCGGCATACTGCGCTCGGACATGAGCTGACCGTACCTTCCTGGGGTGGAGTACCAAAGTTCCCCCAGAGCACGGCATCAATCAAGTCCGGGTGCCTTCGTCCCCTTCGTGACCTTGTGGTTCTCGCCGTTCCGGCGGCTCCCGGCGCGGGCGGAAGGCGCCCGCTCCGTTCCGCCGCCTTCCGCCCCGCGCCGGGAGCTCGGCTCGGCGACCGCCGGGGCCCGGAGCGCCCGTCAGGGGTTCGCGCGCTCGTGAAGCCAGGTGTCCGTCTGACGGGTCGTCTTGGGCTTGGCGGGGGTGGCCGGTGAGCGATGGGTGGCCCGGGTCTCGGTGACGGTGAAGTCGGCGATCACGTGCCGGTTCTGCAGGAGGAAGCCGATCACGCTCGCCACGGCCTGAACGCCGTCGCGGGCGTGGGCTTCGCCGGTCAGAAGGTAGACCAGCGGGGCGGACGGCTGGTCGAGGGCGAAATGGCGGCCGTGGTGGTGGACGTCCTGGAGGGTCCTGATGGGGATCGGCCGGTCGGTGGTGAACCACGCGACGACCTCCCAGAACGACAGCCCCGGACCGGGGGCGGTCGATTCCTCGTAGCAGGCCTCGCATCCTCGGCGGGCGTCCTGCCCATGGGGGCACGCCCAGGAAGAGGCGTCGTGGGGCATGCTGCGTTCAGGCATGAGCCGACCGTACCTCCCGACCCCCGCTGCCAGGGCCCTAGGAGATCACATGTCGGCCGAACCGAGGATGAGTTTGCCGGTCACGGTGGCGTGACGACCCCGTCCGGCACGCTGCCACCCCTTGGATAATCCCTCTTCGGGAGGCTGTGGACAGTCGAATCGGACATGTCTGATCAGGTGTGCGACTCCTGTGACCGTACTCACACGGTGTGATCTCTCATGCCCACCGGCGGGCCTCCGGCCCATCCGCCGACGGGGCCGGCGCGGGCCGGGCGGGGTGGAGCGGACAGCGTCCTGACAGCGATCTGGCAGCGCGGCCGTACACGCTCGTCTCCGTGACCACCGAGGAACCCGTGACCACCGGGGACCCGTGACCACCGGGGACCCGTGACCACCGGGGGATCCGTATCCACCGAGGGAGACAGTGATGAACGAAATCCAGGTACTCATCGTCGGCGCCGGGCCGACGGGACTCACGCTCGCCATCGAGCTGGCCCGGCGCGGAGTGAGCCTCAGGATCGTGGAGAAGGCTCCGGAACACCCCGTCGGATCGCGCGGCAAGGGCCTGCAGCCGCGAACCCAGGAGGTGTTCGACGACCTCGGCGTGATCGACGAGATCGTCGCCACCGGCCGGGTCTACCCGCCCATCCGTTCCTACTCGGGTGACCAGGTGGTCTGGGAGGGCAGGATGCACGAGCTCAGGGAGCCCGAGGCCGCCGTGCCGTACCCGATGGTCCTCATGCAGCCGCAGTGGCGAGTCGAGCGGATCCTGCGGGAGCGGCTCGCCGAGCTGGGCCACCATGTGGAGCTCGGCACCGAGGTGATCGCGTTCGAGCAGGACGCGGACGGGGTCACGGTCACCCTGGAGAGCACCGCTCCTGACGGAGCCGGGGGTGGCGCTCCAGGTGGCGCCCGGCGCGTGCGGTGCGCCTATCTCGCCGGAGCGGACGGCGGGCGCAGTTTCGTGCGCAAGCACCTCGGCGTCGGATTCGAGGGCGACACGTTCGAAACCGAGCGCATGCTCATCGGGGACGTCAGGACCCCTGACCTGGACCGTGAGCACTGGCACGCCTGGGCCGACATGGCCACCCGTACGATGCGTTTCACGCTGTGCCCGCTCCCGGGCACCGACGTGTTCCAGTTCACCATGCCGTTCACCGCGGAGGAGGCCCCCGAGCCGTCCCTGGAATACTTTCAGAAGATCTTCGACGAGGGCTCCGGGCGTACGGACGTCCGCTTCACCGACCTCACCTGGATGTCGCTCTACCGGGTGAACATCCGGATGGCCGAACGATTCCGCGTGGGCCGCGTCCTCCTCGCGGGAGACGCCGCCCACGTCCACTCGCCGGCCGGGGGCCAGGGGCTCAACACCGGCGTGCAGGACGCGTACAACCTCGGCTGGAAGCTCTCGGGTGTCCTCGGCGGCGCTCCCGAACGGCTCCTGGACACCTACGAGGAGGAGCGGCTGCCGGTGGCGGCGGACGTGCTCGGCATCAGCACCAGGCTCTACGCCAGGGCCAAGCGGAACGAGCAGGACGCTCACGTCCGCGACGAGGAGACGCAGCAACTCCTGCTCGGCTACCGCGACGGCTCGCTGGCCGCCGGTGAGCGCGGCGGTGAGCGCGTTCCCGACGCGACGCTCGAAGGCGGACGCCTCTTCGACGCCCTGCGCGGGCCTCACTTCACCCTCCTGGCCCTCGGTACGGCCCACGCCTCGCTCGTCAAGGAGATCAACGCGACGTACGGCGCGGCGGTGCGCGCGCACACCGTGGCCCACCGGGGCGAAGCCGGTGACCTGATCGACGTCGACGGGCAGGTCCACGACCACTACGGCCGGGGCCTCGTGCTCATCCGCCCCGACGGCTACGTCGGCTACCACGGTGACGAGAGCGGCCTCGGAGACTACCTGCTCGGGGTGACGGCGGCCGGCGCGTGAGCCCCGGAGCCAGGAACGGGCGGGGCGCCGCCCGCTCAGGGTGATCACGATTCGCGCGTGATCCGGGGCGGCGGCCCGGAGCCCGTGGCGGGAAGAGCGCCGCCCGCTCAAGGCGACCGCGATTCGCGCGTGATCCGGGGCGGCGGCCCGGAGCCCGTGGCGGGAAGAGCGCCGCCCGCTCAAGGCGACCGCGATTCGCGTGATCCCCGGAGCCGGTGGAGGGCGGGCGTGGCCCGTTCACGACGGCTGTGGTTCGCCGGCGATCATCGTCAGAGCGAACGACTCGGGACTCGGCAGGGCGGCGCCCCGGTGGTGCGCCACCCGGCGGCGGTCCTCGCCCAGGGCCTCGGCGGCCCTGGCGTCCAGCGAGGCGACGGCCGGGTCCGAGGTCCGCGTGATGCCGCGAAGCGCGTACGCCGCTCCGATCAGCACGGCTACCCCCTCCAGATCACCGACCGAGGCGGACCACTCGGCGACCCCCTCCAGGATCGACGCGCGAACGGTCTGATCCCCGCTCGAAGCGATCGCTTCGAGCGCGTGGCGGAGCGGCGAGCGGGCGAGGTCCCGCTCGCCGCGCAGGCCGAGCACCCTGGACAGCTCGACGTTGATCAGTGCGATCAGCTGGGGGGAGGCCATGACCTGCCCTCGCACGAGCTCCAGCGCTTCGCGGAGCAGCGCCTCGGCCTCCCCGAGCTCGCCTCGCCGTCGGGCCAGCTCCCCACGGGCATGCCGGACGCGGGCGGCCGCGACCACGTCGCCCGCCCGTTCCACCGCCTCTCCGGCCCGATCCAGCTCCGTCTCCGCACCGGTGAGGTCACCGGTGCGGAGACGGAGCTGGCCGAGCCGTACCCGCAACATGATCGGACCCGGGATCGTCTCCAGACCGCCGATCTCCGTCGCGGGAGCCACCGACTCCTCCAGCAGCGACAGGGCCTCCGCCGAATCACCGCGATTCTCCGCCACCAGCGACAGCCAGTAGAGCGCGAGCGACAGCCCCCACCGGTCACCGGTCAGGCGGTAGCCGTCGAGCGCCGGCCACAGCAGGCCCTCCGCCCGGGACACCCCCGCGCGCCCGTACTCGAACTCGACGATCCCGCCCACCAGCCGGGAGGTCGCCCTCGTCCACGGATCGGGGTGGCCGGCGAACCTCCCGGCCATGGCCGACGCCTGTTCGAGGACGTCGTCGGTCACGCCGACATAGCCGCCCGCGATCGCCCACGACCCCAGCGCCGCCGGGTGGTCCGCCTCCCTCAGCGTTCGCAGTGCCCGCGACAACTCGGCGGGCACGACGCGCGTTCGCGTCAGGTACGGCTCCGCCGGGGCGATCAGCACGCACAGCGCGTGCGCCATCTCCCGGCCCCGGGGCGCCTCGTCCCCGACGGCCTCCAGCACCGCGGCCGCCCACTTCCCCGCCTCGCGGCTCCGTCCCCGCATCACCCACGGCCACAGCCTGGCCATGATCATTCGTAGTGCCAGGTCGCCGTCTCCCGAGGAGATCGCGTGGTCGAGGGCGGCGTCCAGGTTTCCCTGCTCGGCGTCGATCACCGCGAGCTCGCGCAGCTGGTCTCCGGTCCGCAGCGGCGGTCCCGCCGCCTCGATCAGCTCCACGAAGTGAAGGGCGTGCTCCGCCCGCACCCGGTCGGTCTCGCCCGCCTCCTCCAGCTTCTCGGCGGCGTACTGCCGCAGCGTCTCCAGCAGCCGGTACCGGACGCCGCCCTCACGCCTTTCCGATGAGCCGCGATTCTCGTACGTTTCCGGCAGGCCGCCGTTTTCGCGATTCTTCGGCGAGCCGCCGTTCTCACGGGTTTCCGATGGGCCGCGGCCTTCGCGTTTCTCCGGAGAGATCGTCACGAGAGACCTGTCGACGAGTGAGGTGATCTGATCCACCCCGTGCCCGCAGATCCGCCGCACCGCCTCCATGGTCGCGCCTCCGGAGAACACCGACATCCGGCGCAGAAGTTCCTGCTCATCGGCGTTCAGCAGGTCCCAGCTCCAGTCGATCACCGCTCGCAGCGTGCGGTGTCTCGGCTGTGCCGTACGGCCTCCGCGAAACGCCAGCCGATCACCGATCATGTCGGCGAGCTGGCCGGGGGTGAGGGAGCGCAGCCGGGCGGCGGCCAGCTCGATCGCGAGAGGGATGCCGTCGAGCTCCCTGCACACCCGCACCACGTCGGACAGGTCGGCGCCGTCGAAGCGCAGGCCGGGCAGGGCCGCCTCCGCACGGTCGGCGAACAGCGCCACGGCCGGGCAGGCCAGCGTCTCCTCGACGCCGGCGTCCGGGGCGGGGAGTTCGAGGGGGAGCACCGGGTGGAGGCTCTCGCCGGTGATGTCCAGGGGTTCCCTGCTCGTGGCGAGGATCCGCAGCCCGCCGGAGGCGGCCAGCAGCCGGTCGGCGACCCGCGCCACCTCGTCGATCACATGCTCGCAGTTGTCCAGCACCAGCACCGGCGACCTGCCACGGATCGCCGAGGCCAGCCACTCCAGCGGGCTCTGCGATCCCGCGGGTCCCATGCCGTCCCACGGCGCGCCGACGTGGTCCGTCAGGAGGCCCCCGACCAGCGTGGCCCGTACGGCCGCCGCCACGTCGGAGGGATCCGAGAGGGAGGCCAGCTCGACCAGCCAGACGCCGTCCGGCACGTCGAGTGTCGCGGCGGTCTCGATCGCCAGCCTGGTCTTGCCCGCGCCGCCGGGACCCGTGAGGGTGACCAGCCGGGCGCTCTCCAGCAGCCCTTCGAGCCGGGCCAGATCCGCCTGCCTGCCGACGAAGCTCGTCAGCGGGGCGGGCAGGTTCCCCCGGGGGCCGAAGGCGGCTCGCCGGGCCGGAACGCCATCACCTCGGGCGGCCGCGTTCCGGCCCGGGGGCGAGATCTCGGCAGGAGAGGCCGCGTCGCCGCCCGGTGACGGAGCGTCGTCGTGAGGGGCGGCAGCCGTACGGGGCGGTTCGTCGCGCAGGGCGGTGAGATGCGCGGCGCGGAGCTCGGGGCCGGGGTCCATGCCGAGCCGGTCGGCGAGGCGCAGCCTGATCCGCTCGAAGGTCTCCAGCGCGTCCGCGCGGCGCCCCTCGGCGAGCAGGGCCAGCACGAGCTGGGCATGGAACGGCTCGCGCAGGGGGTGCGCCGCCGTCACCTCCTCCAGCTCCGCCACCAGGCCGGACGGCGCCGAGCCCGCGCTCCACCCGCCGGCCAGGGACAGGTCGGCGTCGAACCGCGCCCGAAGCGCCGACAGCCGCAGCTCCTCCAGACGGGTGGCCGGGGCGAGGGCGAAGGCCAGGTCCGACGCGTCGGCGAGAGCCGTACCGCGCCAGAGGGACAGCGCCTCGCGCAGCAGGGACGCGGCCAGGACGGGATCGTCCGACGCCGCGCGCCCCTCACCGGCCAGCCGCTCGAAGACCCAGGCGTCGATCGCCTGCTGGGGAAGGTCCAGGAGATACCCGGCCGGATGGGACACGATCAGGCCGGGCAGCTCGCGGCGGAGCCGTGAGACCAGCGACTGCAGGGCGTTCGCCGGATTGGCGGGCGGGCCGTCCGCCCAGAGGTCGTCGATCAGCCGTTCGGTGGTGATCACGCGGCCGGGGCTGAGGGCGAACCTGACCAGGAGCGCCCTCAGGCGCGCGCCGTGGATCTCGGCGTCGTGTACGTACAGCGGTCCCAGGATCCCGATTCGCATGACATCTTCATTGTCTCCTCCGGGCCCTTACCTGGAGACCATGATCGAACCCCGCGCGGGTGCCGGGGTTGAGGAACGGTGGAACAGCCATTGGGGGAATCAGCCGACCCGCAGCCCGAAGGCCGACAATCCCTGCTCGTGATGCTCGATCAAGCCGAGCCTTCTGTAGAAGGCGTGATTGGCCGGCCCCTCCTGTGCGGATTCGTGGTCAGTGGTCAGGACGAAATACCGACAGTGGACGTAGCGGTCCTTGAGGAATTCGAGGAGCCGGCGGCCGATGCCCTGGCCGTGGAACTCCCGGTTGACCAGCAATTCCTGGACGTAGCAGATCATCTCGTCGTCGGAGACCGTTCTGGCGAGGCCGAGGAGCTTCCCGGTTTCGTCGCGCGCGGTGAGGACGAGATGCGACTTCTCCAGGCTCCTGAGGACCTTCGCGATATCGCGAGTCCAGGGCTTCCAGCCCACCGAGTCGTAAAGCTGGAAAATCTCGTTCTCATCGAACGACGTCTCCTGGGCGATGAGCATTCAGTAAGGCTCCATGATCCTGATGAGTGAGAGTAAGGGGGTTTCATGGCCAACCTAGCCGTACAGCCGGGTGCGCGGTGTGGTCCGGGGGCGTGGCCTGACGTCGGTGGGGGTGGCAATCTTCCATGCCGAGCCCCTTGGGACACTGCCAGCATGCATGGCAACGCGATACGGCTCCTACGCCAGCTTGGCGCGGAGACCGTCCCCCACCCCGGTGGCACGCTGCTGGATCATCTGACTCGGGTGCGTGACCGCCTGGCTCGTTGGAAGGCCGCACCCGCACTGCGGACAGCCGGACTGTGCCACGCCTTCTACGGAACCGACGGCTTCTCGACTGGCCTGCTCGACCTCGCCGAGCGGGACCGGCTCGCGGAGGTCATCGGGCCAGAGGCCGAGGAACTGGTCTATCGGTACGGCGCCTGCGACCGTGCGCACGTCTACCCCCAGTTGGGCGTCACCGACCCCGTCGAATTCCGCGACCGGTTCACCGACCGGACCGCGCCGATCGCGGCGGCCGAGCCGGCCTGGTTTGCCGAGCTGACCGCGGCCAACGAGCTCGACCTGGCCGACCACGACCCGGACTTCGCCGCGAAGTACGGATCTGACCTGCTGACGCTGTTCACTCGCGCCCGGCCGCTGTTGTCGACGGCGGCCTGGGCAGACTGCCAGACGATCCTGGCAGGAAAGGAGCCGGTCGATGCGGATTGACCGGCTCGATCACTTGGTGTTGACCGTCACCGATCTGGAGGTCACGGTTGACTTCTACACCCGGATACTGGGAATGACCCCGATCACCTTCGGAGGCGGCCGCCGGGCGCTGGTCTTTGGCCAGTCGAAGATCAACCTGCATCAGGCGGGTCAGGAGTTCGAACCCAAAGCCACTCACCCGGTCCCGGGCAGCGCCGATCTGTGCTTGATCACGACGGATTCACTGGAGCAGGTGATCATCGAGCTGACCGCGCACGGTGTGCCGATCGAGGAAGGACCGGTCCGGCGCACGGGCGCGCTCGGCCCGATCGACAGCGTGTACCTGCGCGATCCCGATGGCAACCTGATCGAGATCAGCGTCTGCTCATCGGGTTGAACGCCCGGGCATCGTATGGTGGCCGGTACTGTCACGGACAGCGTCTTCAGGGCTGGTCGTGGCTGACGGCCCTTTCCACCCGGTGTGCGCTCCAGCAGATACCAGCGATCGCGCCGACCGGCACCGTCGACCTGGCAAGCAGGCCGGTCACTCCGGGATACCTGATGATCGCGCCAACAGCGCAAAGCCTTTACTCGGGAACGCGATCGGATCACATCCCCGTCTCCATGGGCGATACCTCTGGATTGCACTGTTTACGCTGTTCAGCGGTGGTGAATTGCGATCTTTTCGGTGTTTCGGGGGTTCCATCAGGGGCATCGGAACCTCCGGCGGCCAGGAAAGCCGGCTGCGGAACAGGGGGTCCATGAAGCAGAAGCGGGGCACACGCGCCGGTTCACCGGTTTCGCCCTCTTGTCGAACTCTTCATCGCCTCTGGAGACAGTGATGCAGCTACCCACCCCTCGGGGGCCTCTCACGGACCTGCTCTTCGAGCACCTGATGCGCCCGCCGCATCGGCTCGACCTCTTTCCTCCGCGTTCCGTGGAGCCGGTTCTGGAGGATGAGGATCTCCAACTCGCGCTCTTCACCTGTTACGAGCTGCACTACCAGAGCTTTGACGAGGTGGACGACCGGTGGGAGTGGAACCCGGCGTTGCTGGGAGTACGGGAGATCCTGGAAGGCCGGCTGGAGCACGGCCTGGCGCGGGCCGTGTCCCGCCCGTCCTTCGCGCCGTCCGCGCAGATGCGCCAGGCCCTGGCCGAGCTGGTGGCCGCCTCCGACGACGGGCCCTCCTTGGCGAGGTTCCTCCAGAAGGAAGCCGATCTCGACCAGTTCCGTGAGTTCGTCATGCACCGGTCGATCTATCACCTCAAGGAGGCCGATCCTCACACCTGGGCGATTCCCCGGTTGAGCGGTCCCGCGAAGGCCGCGCTGGTGGAGATCCAGGCGGACGAGTACGGCGGCGGCCGCGTCGAGCGGATGCATTCGGAGCTGTTCCGGGCCACCATGCGCGGGCTGGAGCTGGACGACTCCTACGGCGCCTACCTCAACCGGGTGCCGGCGATCACGCTGGCGGTGTCCAACACCATGTCGCTGTTCGGACTCCACCGGCGGCACCGCGGCGCCCTGCTGGGACACCTCGCGGCGTTCGAGATGACCTCCTCGCTTCCCAACCGCAAGTACGGCCTGGGCCTGCGGCGGCTGGGCGTCGACGAGGCGGCGGCCCGTTTCTACGACGAGCACGTGCAGGCCGACGCCGTCCACGAGCAGATCGCCGCCCACGACATGTGCGGCGGGTTCGCGCGGCAGTACCCCTCGCAGGTCGGCGACGTCCTCTACGGCGCCGCCTGCGCACTGACCCTTGACCGGCTCTTCGCCGAGCACGTCCTGGGTCGCTGGCGGGAGGGGACCACCTCCCTGCGGCAGGAGAGCGTGGCGGCGAACCTCCGGTGATCCCGGCGGTGTTCGCCGCCTCGGGACGCGTCGGTTCGGGTTGCCGGGTTCGCTAGTTCGGGTTGTCGGGCTCGCTCGAAGCACGGAATCCCGCCGCCTTGTGCGAGCCGTCGCAGAACGGTTTGGTCGCCGACCTGCCGCAGCGGCACAGTGCCACCGTCGTCCTGCCCGGATCGATGGAACGCCCCTCCTGGGTCAGGATCGTGAACGCCCCGCGCAGCAGGAGCGGGCCGTTCTCGCATGGGGTCACCGTGACGACGTCATCTGGTTTGTCGTGCATTCCTGTTCGATGCCCGAGCCGTTCGGAAAGTAACGCCCGCGGTCCGGGCGTGAAACGGAGAACGCCCTGGTCGAGACCGTTCTCTCCGCAGGGCGCGGCGGTGGTGCTGACCCGTCGATATCGTGACAGCTCGGTGCCGGAACGGCTGAGTCATCGGGCCGACCACAACATCACGGTATCGCCCAGGTCGCTGCTGCCGGTGGCGAGGGTCGTCCCGTCCGGGCTGAAGGCCACCGAGTGAACAGAGCCGAGGCGGTCGGTGAGAACAGCGGTGTTTTCGCGACGAGCCACGTCCCACAACAGCACCGTGCGGAAGTCACCTGCGGCGAGGGTCGCCCCGTCCGGGCTGAAGGCCACCGAGTCGACATCGTCCCAGTGATCGGCGAGGACGGCGATGTTTTTACGGCCGGCCACGTCCCACAATCGCACCGTGTCGTCCCAGCTGCCGGTGGCGAGGGTCGCTCCGTCCGGGCTGAAGGCCACCGAGGTGACCTCTTCGGTGTGGCCGGTGAGGGTGGCGGCGGCTTCGCGACGGGCCACGTCCCACAACCGAACCGTTTTGTCATCGCTGCCGGTGGCGAGGATCGTCCCGTCCGGGCTGAAGGCCACCGATTGGACAGAGCTCATGTGCTCGGCGAAAGTCGCAATGGTTTCGCGACGGGCCACGTCCCACAACCGCACTCTCTTACCGTCGCCGCTGCCCGCGCCGGTGGCGAGGGTTGTCCCGTCCGGGCTGAAGGCCACCGATAAGACAGAGTCGGTGTGGCCGGTGAGGGTGGCAATGGTTTTGCGACGGGCCACGTCCCACAACCGAACCGTCTTGTCGGAGCTACCGGTGGCGAGGATCGTCCCGTCCGGGCTGAAGGCCACCGATTGGACAGAGCTCATGTGCTCGGCGAAAGTCGCAATGGTTTCGCGACGGGCCACGTCCCACAACCGCACTCTCTTACCGTCGCCGCTGCCCGCGCCGGTGGCGAGGGTTGTCCCGTCCGGGCTGAAGGCCACCGATAAGACAGAGTCGGTGTGGCCGGTGAGGGTGGCAATGGTTTTGCGACGGGCCACGTCCCACAACCGAACCGTCTTGTCGGAGCTACCGGTGGCGAGGATCGTCCCGTCCGGGCTGAAGGCCACCGACCAGATCAAGCCCTTGTGGCCGAGAGTCGCAATGGTTTCGCGGCCGGCCACGTCCCACAACCGCACCGTTTCGTCGCGGCTACCGGTGGCGAGGATCGTCCCGTCCGGGCTGAAGGCCACCGAGTGAACAGAGTCGGTGTGGCCGAAGAGGGCGGCAGAGGATTCGCGACGGGCCACGTCCGGCTGTCCCGCCGCCTTATCGTCGCTGCTGGTGAGGGCTATCGTGATCGGCACGCCGACGGCCGTGAGGGCGCCGAGCCCGGCCAGGAGCAGGACACGGCGCCGTGGCAGCCGGTGTCGTCCGTCGGTGGGTTCGCTGCCCGGCTTGATCATTTTCAACATGATAGGGAGGGCGAGGAACGCCGGAAGGAAAAGTCACGACAAGGGCATGTGATCGTGGCTCTTGGCGTGACGGACCGTGTCGAGGCGCTCGGACTCGCTGCCGGGTCGGCTCGCCGTTCTCCGAGTCGCCGAACGACGGCCGATCGACTCCCGGTGATTACCGGCGGTCATGATCCGCGTGGGTGATTATCACCTCGGCCATTGATCCCCCGTTGGCCCGGCAGTATGTTCCTCCCAACATCCGAGCACGCCTCATGTTTTGGGGGTTCTCACATGCATGCACGTCTCCGGCGGAAGATCACTGCTGCCTCCGCGGCCGCGATCCTCACGCTGGCTTCCCTCGTCGTGCCCGCATCGGCAGCGACCTTCACCCCCGCCGACTACTGCCTCGGCGAATGCGCGGACATCCTGCCGCCCGGCGAGAACGGCAACGCGACCCTGGTCGAGATTCTCGGCAACCAGGGGTTCGGCACGATGCCGCGACACAGCGACGACCAGCTCGGCAAGTACGCCGACCTCATCTCCGGCTACACCGGACTGACCGACGACCAGATCACCACGTTCTTCAACGACGGCTCCTTCGGCGTTCCGCAGGGGCAGGTGGAGAGCACGACCAGCCCCCGGCCGGACGTGAAGATCGTCCGCGACAAGGCGACGGGTGTCCCGCACATCACCGGGACGACCAGGCAGGGCACGATGTTCGGCGCCGGATACGCGGGCGCGCAGGACCGCCTGTGGGTGATGGACCTGATGCGGCACGTCGGCCGCGGCGAGCTGACGCCGTTCGCCGGCGGCGCGCCGGGCAACCGCGCCCTGGAGCAGAGCGCCTGGCGGAACTCCCCCTACACCGAGGCGGACCTCCAGGGGCAGATCACCAGGCTCAGGGACTCCGGCCCCCGGGGCGCGCAGCTCTACGCCGACGTGCGGGACTACGTGAGCGGGGTCAACGCCTACATCGACCGCTGCATGGCGAACCGCGACTGTCCCGGCGAGTACGTCCTGA
It includes:
- a CDS encoding CDGSH iron-sulfur domain-containing protein; translation: MHDKPDDVVTVTPCENGPLLLRGAFTILTQEGRSIDPGRTTVALCRCGRSATKPFCDGSHKAAGFRASSEPDNPN
- a CDS encoding AfsR/SARP family transcriptional regulator, yielding MRIGILGPLYVHDAEIHGARLRALLVRFALSPGRVITTERLIDDLWADGPPANPANALQSLVSRLRRELPGLIVSHPAGYLLDLPQQAIDAWVFERLAGEGRAASDDPVLAASLLREALSLWRGTALADASDLAFALAPATRLEELRLSALRARFDADLSLAGGWSAGSAPSGLVAELEEVTAAHPLREPFHAQLVLALLAEGRRADALETFERIRLRLADRLGMDPGPELRAAHLTALRDEPPRTAAAPHDDAPSPGGDAASPAEISPPGRNAAARGDGVPARRAAFGPRGNLPAPLTSFVGRQADLARLEGLLESARLVTLTGPGGAGKTRLAIETAATLDVPDGVWLVELASLSDPSDVAAAVRATLVGGLLTDHVGAPWDGMGPAGSQSPLEWLASAIRGRSPVLVLDNCEHVIDEVARVADRLLAASGGLRILATSREPLDITGESLHPVLPLELPAPDAGVEETLACPAVALFADRAEAALPGLRFDGADLSDVVRVCRELDGIPLAIELAAARLRSLTPGQLADMIGDRLAFRGGRTAQPRHRTLRAVIDWSWDLLNADEQELLRRMSVFSGGATMEAVRRICGHGVDQITSLVDRSLVTISPEKREGRGPSETRENGGSPKNRENGGLPETYENRGSSERREGGVRYRLLETLRQYAAEKLEEAGETDRVRAEHALHFVELIEAAGPPLRTGDQLRELAVIDAEQGNLDAALDHAISSGDGDLALRMIMARLWPWVMRGRSREAGKWAAAVLEAVGDEAPRGREMAHALCVLIAPAEPYLTRTRVVPAELSRALRTLREADHPAALGSWAIAGGYVGVTDDVLEQASAMAGRFAGHPDPWTRATSRLVGGIVEFEYGRAGVSRAEGLLWPALDGYRLTGDRWGLSLALYWLSLVAENRGDSAEALSLLEESVAPATEIGGLETIPGPIMLRVRLGQLRLRTGDLTGAETELDRAGEAVERAGDVVAAARVRHARGELARRRGELGEAEALLREALELVRGQVMASPQLIALINVELSRVLGLRGERDLARSPLRHALEAIASSGDQTVRASILEGVAEWSASVGDLEGVAVLIGAAYALRGITRTSDPAVASLDARAAEALGEDRRRVAHHRGAALPSPESFALTMIAGEPQPS
- a CDS encoding GNAT family N-acetyltransferase; its protein translation is MLIAQETSFDENEIFQLYDSVGWKPWTRDIAKVLRSLEKSHLVLTARDETGKLLGLARTVSDDEMICYVQELLVNREFHGQGIGRRLLEFLKDRYVHCRYFVLTTDHESAQEGPANHAFYRRLGLIEHHEQGLSAFGLRVG
- a CDS encoding VOC family protein; translation: MRIDRLDHLVLTVTDLEVTVDFYTRILGMTPITFGGGRRALVFGQSKINLHQAGQEFEPKATHPVPGSADLCLITTDSLEQVIIELTAHGVPIEEGPVRRTGALGPIDSVYLRDPDGNLIEISVCSSG
- a CDS encoding iron-containing redox enzyme family protein; the protein is MQLPTPRGPLTDLLFEHLMRPPHRLDLFPPRSVEPVLEDEDLQLALFTCYELHYQSFDEVDDRWEWNPALLGVREILEGRLEHGLARAVSRPSFAPSAQMRQALAELVAASDDGPSLARFLQKEADLDQFREFVMHRSIYHLKEADPHTWAIPRLSGPAKAALVEIQADEYGGGRVERMHSELFRATMRGLELDDSYGAYLNRVPAITLAVSNTMSLFGLHRRHRGALLGHLAAFEMTSSLPNRKYGLGLRRLGVDEAAARFYDEHVQADAVHEQIAAHDMCGGFARQYPSQVGDVLYGAACALTLDRLFAEHVLGRWREGTTSLRQESVAANLR
- a CDS encoding WD40 repeat domain-containing protein; the encoded protein is MPITIALTSSDDKAAGQPDVARRESSAALFGHTDSVHSVAFSPDGTILATGSRDETVRLWDVAGRETIATLGHKGLIWSVAFSPDGTILATGSSDKTVRLWDVARRKTIATLTGHTDSVLSVAFSPDGTTLATGAGSGDGKRVRLWDVARRETIATFAEHMSSVQSVAFSPDGTILATGSSDKTVRLWDVARRKTIATLTGHTDSVLSVAFSPDGTTLATGAGSGDGKRVRLWDVARRETIATFAEHMSSVQSVAFSPDGTILATGSDDKTVRLWDVARREAAATLTGHTEEVTSVAFSPDGATLATGSWDDTVRLWDVAGRKNIAVLADHWDDVDSVAFSPDGATLAAGDFRTVLLWDVARRENTAVLTDRLGSVHSVAFSPDGTTLATGSSDLGDTVMLWSAR
- a CDS encoding FAD-dependent oxidoreductase, which encodes MNEIQVLIVGAGPTGLTLAIELARRGVSLRIVEKAPEHPVGSRGKGLQPRTQEVFDDLGVIDEIVATGRVYPPIRSYSGDQVVWEGRMHELREPEAAVPYPMVLMQPQWRVERILRERLAELGHHVELGTEVIAFEQDADGVTVTLESTAPDGAGGGAPGGARRVRCAYLAGADGGRSFVRKHLGVGFEGDTFETERMLIGDVRTPDLDREHWHAWADMATRTMRFTLCPLPGTDVFQFTMPFTAEEAPEPSLEYFQKIFDEGSGRTDVRFTDLTWMSLYRVNIRMAERFRVGRVLLAGDAAHVHSPAGGQGLNTGVQDAYNLGWKLSGVLGGAPERLLDTYEEERLPVAADVLGISTRLYARAKRNEQDAHVRDEETQQLLLGYRDGSLAAGERGGERVPDATLEGGRLFDALRGPHFTLLALGTAHASLVKEINATYGAAVRAHTVAHRGEAGDLIDVDGQVHDHYGRGLVLIRPDGYVGYHGDESGLGDYLLGVTAAGA
- a CDS encoding DUF6817 domain-containing protein, whose amino-acid sequence is MHGNAIRLLRQLGAETVPHPGGTLLDHLTRVRDRLARWKAAPALRTAGLCHAFYGTDGFSTGLLDLAERDRLAEVIGPEAEELVYRYGACDRAHVYPQLGVTDPVEFRDRFTDRTAPIAAAEPAWFAELTAANELDLADHDPDFAAKYGSDLLTLFTRARPLLSTAAWADCQTILAGKEPVDAD